DNA from Acidobacteriota bacterium:
TCTTCGATCGGGCGGGCCTGCCGCTCTCCGGCCTGAGCGTGACCGCGCCGCACAAGGCGGCGGCGCTCGCGGCGGCCTCCGAGGCGGGGGAGCTGGCGCGCGGGACTCAGGGCGCAAACACCCTGTTGCCGGGCCGGAACGGCGCCGCGGCCGGGCAGTGGAGGGCCGAGAGCACGGATCCGGAGGGGGTTGTGGGCCCGCTCCGGCGGGGCGGCATCGACCCGCGGGGCCGCGATGCGGTGGTCATCGGCGCCGGCGGTGCCGGTCGTGCCGCCGCTCTCGGTCTGGCCGCGGCCGGCGCCCGGGTCGTACTCGCCAACCGCACGGAGTCGACCGGACGGGCGGCCGCCGAGTCGCTCGGCGTCGTCTTCGTGCCGCTCGAAGAGCTGGAACCCGGCGAGTTCGATGTCGTGGTCAACGCGACGTCTCTCGGTCAAAGGAATGACGATCCGCCGCCCTGCGACCCGGCGGCGCTTCGGGCCTCGGCTGCCGCGGTCGAGCTGGTCTACGGCGGCGGTCCAACGCCATGGAGCCGGGCGCTCGCGGCGAGGGGCCTCGTGGTCATCGGCGGCCGGGAGGTGCTCCTGCACCAGGGGCTCTCGCAGTTCGAGGCGATGACCGGAAGAGCCCTGCCTTTCGAGGTCGGCGCCGCGGCCCTGGGTCTGGAGGCGCAGCCATGAAGATCTCCGCCGGCCTGCCGACGGGGGTGTCCGCCGCCCTGTTCGACAGCGCGAAGCGGCGCCGCCGGCTGGAGGCGCGCCTTTCCGCGCTGCTGGAGGAGCGGGGTTTCGCAGAAGTCCTGCTGCCCATCCTCGACTACTTCGAGCCCTACCGGCCGTTGCTGACCGGTCGGCGGCTGGAGCAGCTCTACCGCTTCGTCGACCGGGACGGTCAACTGCTCGTTCTCCGGGGCGACTTCACGCCGATGCTGGCGCGGTTGCTCGCGCCTCACCTCGACGAACTGGAGTTGCCGCTGCGCCTCTACTACCGTGGCGACGTCGTGCGTCACCAGCCCCTGCGTCCCGGCCGGATGCGCGAGTACTCCCAGTTGGGCGCGGAGCTTCTCGGCGGCGACGAGGCCGAAGCGGACGAGCGGATGTTGACCCTGTTCTTCGACCTGCTGCTCGAGGCGCGCGGCGAGGCTCCCGTAGCCGGCGACGGCGAGGAGCACGCCCTGCGCGTCGTGCTCGGCGTTGCCGGAGCGCTTGACGAGGTCCTGCTGGCCGCTGCCGGCGATCGCGAAGCCTCCGACCTCGCGCTGCGCATCGCCAGCCGCGACCGGACCGCGGCGCGCCGGGCCGGCCTGGCCGAGGTCGTCGAGCGCGGCTACCCGACGGAGCTTTCGGTACTGGCCGGCTCCGCCGAGGCAGTGTCCGATCTCCTGGGGCTTCGCGACCGCCTGGCCGCGGCGTACCGGGGCCGGGGCATCGAGGTCGAGGTCGACCTCGCCGAGTTCGCTGCCGCCGCTCTCGACTCGCGCATCGGTGTCGGCGATGGCCCGCGCGGCTACTACGACGGCCTGATGTTCGCCGCCTACGCGCCGGGGACCGCCCTTGCCCTCGGCGTCGGCGGTCGCTACGACAAGGTGTTCCGGTCGCTCAGCGGCGACTGCTCGGCGGTCGGCTTCTCGCTCGGTCTCGACCTGCTGCTGGAACTCGGTGCCGCGGAGACGTGGACATGATCACGATTGGCCTGCCCAAGGGGCGGAACCTGGGCCCTGCCCGCGCTTCCCTCGCGGCTGCGGGACTGAACCTCGACGGCCTTGACTCCTCGCGCTTGCGCCAGCGGTTCCCGGACCAGAACCTGCTGGGAACTCCGGTCGAAGTGCTGTTGCTCAAGGACTGGGACCTGCCGCTCTACGTCGAGCACGGGATCGTCGACTGCGCGATCGTCGGCTCGGACGTTCTCGAGGAAACGCAACCCGATGTCTTCCGGCCGCTACAACTGAAAGACGGCCGAAGCCGCCTGTCCCTGATCGCCGAAGCGCCGGAGCTGCCGAAGCGTAGCGGCCAGCTCCGGGCGGCGACCCGCTACCCGGCCTGGGCAGCGCGGCTGCTGGCCGCCCGGAACCTCCACGTCGAGGTGATCCACCTGACCAGCTCGATCGAGCTTGGACCGCTGCTCGACCTGACCGATGTTGCGGTGGACATCGTGCAGACCGGCACGACGCTCCGCACGCACGACCTGCACGAGGTGGAGGTCCTGGCGCGGGTCGCGCCGACCTTCGTCGTCAACCGGGCGTCGTTTCACGCCCACCGGCGCCGGCTGAGCGGGTTGCTCGGCACACTCGAAGAGACGGAGACCGGCGGTGACTGAGGCGGGCGGCAGTGCGCTTCGAGTGCTCGCGGCCGGGAGTTCCGCCGGGCGGGAACGTCTGGAACTCCTCGACCGGCGGGGCCGTAGCGGTGTCGCCGCGGAGATCCGCCGGGCGGCGGCCGGGATCGTGGATCGCGTGCGGGCCGGCGGCGACGCGGCCCTGCTGGAGGCGGTGCGCCGCTTCGACCGCTTCGAGGCGCCCTCGGCCGATGCGCTGCGACTGGCTCCCGGCCCGCAGCCGGACTCGCCCGCCGTCGACCCCCACGTGGCCGAGGCGATCGAACGCGCCCGGGACGCGATCGATGCGTATCACCGAGCCTTGCTGCGCGGGCCCGGAGTCGAGCGGGTCGACCGGGACGGCGTCCGGATCGAGGAGCGTCGCATCGCCGTTCGCCGGGTCGGCCTCTACGTGCCGGGCGGCCGCTTCCCCTATCCGTCGACCGTCCTGATGACCGCGGTGCCGGCCCGGCTCGCCGGCGTGGAGGAGATCGTCGTCGCCACGCCGCCCCAGGCGTACCGGGACAGCCCGGTGCTGCGGCACGTTCTGGAGCTGGTTGGCGTGGACGAAGTGTGGGGCATGGGCGGGGCCCACGCGGTCGCGGCGCTCGCTTACGGCACGGAGTCGATCCGGCCCGTCGACCTGATCGCGGGGCCGGGCAACGCCTGGGTGGCGGCGGCCAAGCAGCACGTCGCGCGGGATGTCGGCGTCGACCGGGATGCCGGGCCGTCCGAGGTCGTCGTCGTCGCCACCGCCGGCGCTCCGGACCAGTGCGTCGCCGCCGACCTGCTGGCGCAGGCGGAGCACGATCCGCTGGCGGTCGCGGTTCTGGTCACCGACTCCGCCGAACTCGCGGAGAGCGTCCGCGGTGAGATCGACTCGCGACTTACGGGCCTGCCGACCGCCGAGACGGCCGCGGCGGCCATCGAGCAGCACGGCGCGGCCTTCGTCGCCGCCGACCTGGACGAGGCGATCGCGCTCGCAGAGCGCATCGCCCCGGAGCACTTGCAGTTGATGGGCGAGGCGGCCGAGAGACGGGCCGGTGAGTTCCGCAACGCCGGCGCGGTGTTCGTCGGCGCGTCGTCGCCGGTCGTGTTCGGCGACTACGTCGCCGGTCCCAGCCATGTTTTGCCCACGGGCGGCAGCGCGCGCTTTGCCTCCGGCCTCGGCACGGACGACTTCCTGCGGCGCAGCCACACCGTCCGCTTCTCTGCCGAGGCCGCCGCGACCTGGGCCGGCGCCGCCGAGACCCTGGCGAGCACGGAGGGCTTGGCGGCCCACGCGGCGGCGGCCAGGCTGCGCCGCGGGTCCGAAGACCGGGAGACCAGGCCGTGACCGGCCCCGTCGAGCGGGTGGCGGCTCTCGTGCGGCCGGAGGTGCGCGACCTGTCCCTCTATTCGCTGCACCAGGTCGAGGCCCGCTACAAGCTCGACCAGAACGAGGCGCCCTGGGACCTGCCCCGGTCGCTCAAGCGGGAAGCCCTGGCCCGGCTGGCCGACCGGCCGTGGTCCGAGTACCCGGACTTTCACGCCGACCGGCTACGCCGGCTGATCGGCGACCTGCACGGCTGGCCCATGGAGGGCGTCCTGGTCGGCAACGGCTCCGGCGAACTGATCACGACGGTGCTCGAAGGGGTCGTCCGTCCCGGCCAGGAGGTGCTGATCTGCGACCCGAGCTTCAGCCCCTACAGGACGTTCGTCGGCCGCGCCTCCGGCGTGCCACGGCACTTGCCGCCGGCTCCCGATCTGGGTCTGCAGATGGACGAACTCCAGGCCGAGGTCGAGCGCGACCCGCGGCGGCCCGCGCTCCTGTGCACGCCGAACAACCCGACCGGCGCGGCGGCGGATCCCGCGACCGTGGAGCGTCTGGCGCGCTCGCTCGACGCGGCCCTTCTGCTTGACAACGCCTATGGGGAGTTCTGCCGCCACGACTACCGGCCGCTGGCGCGGACGAACGCGAACGTCATCCTGTTCCGGACCCTGTCCAAGGCCTGGTCCCTGGGCGGCATCCGTCTTGGCTACCTGCTGGCCGCGCCCGAACTCGTCGCTCAGTTGATCAAGGTCAAGCTTGCCTACAACGTCGGTCACGCCGCGGCCACCATTGGCGAGGTCGCGCTGGAACATGCCGACCGTTTCCCGCGTCGCGTCGCGGTTGTCAGGGGGCGGCGGGAGCAGTGGGCATCCATGCTCCGGGAGTTCGGTTTCGAGGTCTTCGACTCGGAAGCGAACTTCCTGCTCGCTCGCCACCCCCGCTGCAGCGAGATCCGCGACGGTCTGGCCGCAGCCGGCGTGCTGGTCCGGGACGTGAGCCGCTACCCGGGCCTCAGGAACTGCATGCGGATCGGGATCGGCTCCGGGCGGGCCCTGCGCGCGACCATGCACGCCTTGGGCGGAATGTTGTCTTCAACCTCGGGAGGCAAGTCATGAGAACAGCGTCAATCGAACGGAAGACATCCGAAACCCGGATCCGGGCCGACCTGTCGCTTGACGGAGGCGACCGCCGGATGGACACGCCGAACGGCTTCTTCAACCACATGCTGGACGCGCTGACCCGCCACGGCGGCCTGGGACTCGACCTCGTGGCTCGCGGCGATGTCGAGATCGACCTCCACCACACGGTGGAGGACACCGGGATCGTGCTCGGCGACGCTCTCCGTGAAGCGCTCGGGGATCGTGCCGGCGTGCGCCGCTTCGCACACGCCTTCGCGCCGCTCGACGAGGCTCTGGCCCGCGCCGTGGTCGACCTCTCGGGCCGTGGCTCCTTTCACTTCCGGCTGCCGCCGGAACTCGAGCAGGCCTGGGTCACGACCGAGTTCCCGCTCACCCTGGTCGGCGACTTCTTCGGTTCCCTGGCCGATCGCGGCCGGCTGACCCTGCACCTGGACGTGCTCTGCGGCCGCAACCCGCACCACGTGGCCGAGGCCGCTTTCAAGGCGGTGGCTCTCGCGCTGCGTGACGCGGTGTCGCTCGGGCCGGCCGTGTCTCCTGGGGCGGAAGGGGGCGCCGAGGTGCCGAGCACGAAGGGAAGTCTTACCGCATGACCGGCACGCAAGCGACGGTGATCGACGCCGGTGTCGGCAACATCGGCAACCTGGTGCGGGCTCTCCGGCATCTGGGCGCCGAGGTCGAGATCACCTGCGACCCGGCGACGATTCGCGCCTCCCGCTGCCTGGTGCTGCCGGGGGTCGGCGCCTTCCGGCCGCCTCGGGAGATCCTGCGTGGTGCGCCCGAGGAGGCCATTCGCTCCGCTGTCGACGCCGGCGCGACGCTGCTCGGCATCTGCATCGGCTACCAGCTCCTGTTCGACAGCAGCGAGGAGTTCGGGACGACGGACGGCCTCGGCCTGCTCGGCGGGCGGGTCACCGAGCTGCCGGGCGGCGTGCCCCTGCCGCACATCGGCTGGAACCGCGTCTTCGCGGTCAGGGACCACCCGCTGATGACAGGCGCGACGAACGACGACCACTACTACTTCGTCCACTCCTTCGCTCCCCAGGACGTGCCGGAGGAGTGGGTGCTCGGGCGCTGTCGGCACGGCCGCAGTTTCCCGGCGATCACGG
Protein-coding regions in this window:
- a CDS encoding ATP phosphoribosyltransferase regulatory subunit, which produces MKISAGLPTGVSAALFDSAKRRRRLEARLSALLEERGFAEVLLPILDYFEPYRPLLTGRRLEQLYRFVDRDGQLLVLRGDFTPMLARLLAPHLDELELPLRLYYRGDVVRHQPLRPGRMREYSQLGAELLGGDEAEADERMLTLFFDLLLEARGEAPVAGDGEEHALRVVLGVAGALDEVLLAAAGDREASDLALRIASRDRTAARRAGLAEVVERGYPTELSVLAGSAEAVSDLLGLRDRLAAAYRGRGIEVEVDLAEFAAAALDSRIGVGDGPRGYYDGLMFAAYAPGTALALGVGGRYDKVFRSLSGDCSAVGFSLGLDLLLELGAAETWT
- the hisD gene encoding histidinol dehydrogenase, translating into MTEAGGSALRVLAAGSSAGRERLELLDRRGRSGVAAEIRRAAAGIVDRVRAGGDAALLEAVRRFDRFEAPSADALRLAPGPQPDSPAVDPHVAEAIERARDAIDAYHRALLRGPGVERVDRDGVRIEERRIAVRRVGLYVPGGRFPYPSTVLMTAVPARLAGVEEIVVATPPQAYRDSPVLRHVLELVGVDEVWGMGGAHAVAALAYGTESIRPVDLIAGPGNAWVAAAKQHVARDVGVDRDAGPSEVVVVATAGAPDQCVAADLLAQAEHDPLAVAVLVTDSAELAESVRGEIDSRLTGLPTAETAAAAIEQHGAAFVAADLDEAIALAERIAPEHLQLMGEAAERRAGEFRNAGAVFVGASSPVVFGDYVAGPSHVLPTGGSARFASGLGTDDFLRRSHTVRFSAEAAATWAGAAETLASTEGLAAHAAAARLRRGSEDRETRP
- the hisG gene encoding ATP phosphoribosyltransferase, giving the protein MITIGLPKGRNLGPARASLAAAGLNLDGLDSSRLRQRFPDQNLLGTPVEVLLLKDWDLPLYVEHGIVDCAIVGSDVLEETQPDVFRPLQLKDGRSRLSLIAEAPELPKRSGQLRAATRYPAWAARLLAARNLHVEVIHLTSSIELGPLLDLTDVAVDIVQTGTTLRTHDLHEVEVLARVAPTFVVNRASFHAHRRRLSGLLGTLEETETGGD
- a CDS encoding histidinol-phosphate transaminase; protein product: MTGPVERVAALVRPEVRDLSLYSLHQVEARYKLDQNEAPWDLPRSLKREALARLADRPWSEYPDFHADRLRRLIGDLHGWPMEGVLVGNGSGELITTVLEGVVRPGQEVLICDPSFSPYRTFVGRASGVPRHLPPAPDLGLQMDELQAEVERDPRRPALLCTPNNPTGAAADPATVERLARSLDAALLLDNAYGEFCRHDYRPLARTNANVILFRTLSKAWSLGGIRLGYLLAAPELVAQLIKVKLAYNVGHAAATIGEVALEHADRFPRRVAVVRGRREQWASMLREFGFEVFDSEANFLLARHPRCSEIRDGLAAAGVLVRDVSRYPGLRNCMRIGIGSGRALRATMHALGGMLSSTSGGKS
- the hisH gene encoding imidazole glycerol phosphate synthase subunit HisH; translated protein: MTGTQATVIDAGVGNIGNLVRALRHLGAEVEITCDPATIRASRCLVLPGVGAFRPPREILRGAPEEAIRSAVDAGATLLGICIGYQLLFDSSEEFGTTDGLGLLGGRVTELPGGVPLPHIGWNRVFAVRDHPLMTGATNDDHYYFVHSFAPQDVPEEWVLGRCRHGRSFPAITGRGRIAGTQFHPEKSGAAGLRLLRNYLAWAGDLAAAADGGAPEGHGGTHATAAGH
- a CDS encoding imidazoleglycerol-phosphate dehydratase produces the protein MRTASIERKTSETRIRADLSLDGGDRRMDTPNGFFNHMLDALTRHGGLGLDLVARGDVEIDLHHTVEDTGIVLGDALREALGDRAGVRRFAHAFAPLDEALARAVVDLSGRGSFHFRLPPELEQAWVTTEFPLTLVGDFFGSLADRGRLTLHLDVLCGRNPHHVAEAAFKAVALALRDAVSLGPAVSPGAEGGAEVPSTKGSLTA